A stretch of Cicer arietinum cultivar CDC Frontier isolate Library 1 chromosome 5, Cicar.CDCFrontier_v2.0, whole genome shotgun sequence DNA encodes these proteins:
- the LOC101496225 gene encoding brassinosteroid LRR receptor kinase, whose product MKPLYITTTTTSLFLLLSLFLLHLSPSHSSSQKDPTTSQLINFKETLPNPSLLHDWLPNQNPCSFTGITCNQTTLTSIDLTSIPLNTNLTVITTYLLTLDHLQILTLKSTNLTSSPISLSHFFKCSSSLTTIDLSLNTFSGPFSQFTFLSSCSALQSLNLSNNLLEFDSPKWRLSSTLQALDLSYNKFSGPNFFPWIFNHELQLLSLRGNKITGETDFSGYTKLRYLDISSNNFSVSIPSFGDCSSLQHLDLSANKYFGDITGTLSPCQNLLHLNLSGNQFTGPVPSLPSGSLQFLYLAANHFAGKIPARLASLCSTLVELDLSSNNLTGPIPGEFGACSLLKSFDISSNKFAGELPMEVLTEMKNLKDLAVAFNHFVGPLPVSLSKLTGLESLDLSSNNFTGTIPRWLCEEESGNNLKELYLQNNGFTGFIPPTLGNCSNLVALDLSFNFLTGTIPPSLGSLSKLRDLIMWLNQLHGEIPQELQNMESLENLILDFNELSGSIPSGLMKCTKLNWISLSNNRLSGEIPPWIGKLNNLAILKLSNNSFSGKIPPELGDCPSLIWLDLNTNNLTGPIPPELFKQSGKIAVNFISGKTYVYIKNDGSKECHGAGNLLEFAGISQQQLNRISTRNPCNFTRVYGGKLQPTFNHNGSMIFLDISHNYLSGTIPLEIGEMYYLYILNLGHNNISGNIPQELGKMKNLNILDLSYNLLEGQIPQPLTGLSLLTEIDLSNNYLSGLIPEYGQFDTFPAVKFMNNSGLCGVPLPPCEAYGGGAGESLQRQKSHRRQASLAGSVAMGLLFALFCIVGLVIIAIETRKRRKKKEAAIDGFIDNSHSGNANVSWKLTTAREALSINLATFEKPLRKLTFADLLEATNGFHNDSLIGSGGFGDVYKAQLKDGSIVAIKKLIHVSGQGDREFTAEMETIGKIKHRNLVPLLGYCKVGEERLLVYEYMKYGSLEDVLHHPKKAEIKMNWSVRRKIAIGAARGLAFLHHNCTPHIIHRDMKSSNVLLDENLEARVSDFGMARLMSVMDTHLSVSTLAGTPGYVPPEYYQSFRCSTKGDVYSYGVVLLELLTGKMPTGSSDFGDNNLVGWVKQHAKLKIIDVFDPELMKEDPNLEIELLQHLQVACACLDDRPWRRPTMIQVMAMFKQIQAGSGMDSQSTIATEDEGFNAIEMVEMSIKEVPELIKH is encoded by the coding sequence ATGAAACCCCTGTAtatcaccaccaccaccacctctcTCTTTCTCctcctctctctctttctccTCCACTTATCACCATCCCACTCTTCCTCTCAAAAAGACCCAACTACTTCACAACTTATCAACTTCAAAGAAACTCTCCCAAACCCATCTCTTCTCCATGATTGGCTACCAAACCAAAACCCATGTTCATTCACTGGTATCACCTGTAACCAAACCACCTTAACTTCCATAGACCTCACCTCTATCCCACTCAACACAAATCTCACCGTTATCACCACTTATCTTCTCACCCTCGACCACCTTCAAATCCTCACCCTTAAGTCCACTAACCTCACTTCCTCTCCCATTTCCCTCTCCCATTTTTTCAAGTGTAGTTCCTCACTCACTACCATAGATCTATCACTAAACACTTTCTCTGGTCCCTTCTCTCAGTTCACCTTTCTTTCCTCTTGCTCAGCACTTCAATCTCTTAACCTCTCCAACAACCTTCTCGAATTTGATTCTCCTAAGTGGAGACTCAGTTCAACTCTTCAAGCTCTTGACCTTTCTTACAACAAGTTTTCCGGTCCTAATTTTTTCCCTTGGATCTTCAACCATGAATTACAGCTTTTATCTCTCAGAGGAAACAAAATCACTGGCGAAACCGATTTCTCCGGTTACACTAAACTCCGTTATTTAGACATTTCTTCAAACAATTTTTCCGTTTCAATTCCTTCTTTCGGTGACTGTTCCTCTCTTCAACACCTTGACCTCTCTGCAAACAAGTACTTCGGCGACATTACCGGAACTCTCTCACCTTGCCAAAACCTCCTTCATCTCAACCTCTCCGGTAATCAGTTCACCGGTCCGGTTCCTTCACTCCCCTCCGGTTCGCTACAGTTCCTATACCTCGCCGCAAATCACTTCGCCGGAAAAATTCCGGCGCGTCTTGCAAGCCTCTGCTCAACCTTAGTTGAACTCGATCTCTCTTCCAACAACCTCACCGGACCTATCCCCGGAGAGTTCGGCGCGTGCTCTTTGTTGAAATCCTTCGACATATCGAGCAACAAATTCGCCGGTGAACTTCCGATGGAAGTTTTAACAGAGATGAAAAACTTAAAAGACCTTGCGGTAGCGTTTAACCACTTCGTAGGTCCACTCCCGGTGTCACTGTCAAAGCTAACGGGTTTAGAATCGTTAGATCTGAGTTCTAATAACTTCACCGGTACAATACCTAGGTGGCTTTGCGAAGAAGAATCAGGGAATAATTTGAAGGAACTTTACCTACAAAATAACGGTTTCACGGGTTTTATTCCACCAACGCTTGGTAACTGTTCAAACCTCGTTGCTCTTGATTTAAGCTTCAACTTCCTCACGGGAACCATTCCTCCAAGTTTAGGTTCTCTTTCGAAGCTTCGTGATTTAATCATGTGGCTGAATCAGCTTCACGGTGAAATTCCTCAAGAGCTTCAAAACATGGAGAGTCTTGAGAATTTGATTCTGGATTTCAATGAGTTGAGTGGAAGCATTCCCTCAGGGCTAATGAAGTGCACTAAGCTTAATTGGATCTCACTCTCCAATAACAGGCTTTCCGGCGAGATTCCTCCGTGGATTGGGAAGCTCAATAATTTGGCTATATTGAAGTTGAGCAATAACTCTTTCTCTGGGAAGATTCCACCGGAGTTAGGAGATTGCCCTAGCTTGATATGGTTAGATCTGAATACAAATAATCTTACAGGACCAATACCTCCTGAGTTGTTCAAACAATCGGGGAAAATCGCGGTTAATTTCATTAGCGGGAAGACGTACGTTTACATTAAAAATGATGGTAGTAAAGAATGTCACGGGGCAGGGAACTTGCTGGAATTTGCAGGGATAAGTCAGCAACAATTGAACAGGATTTCAACAAGAAACCCTTGCAATTTCACTAGGGTTTATGGAGGTAAGCTTCAGCCAACGTTTAACCATAATGGTTCAATGATCTTTTTGGATATTTCACACAATTATTTGTCTGGTACTATTCCTTTGGAAATTGGTGAAATGTACTATCTCTACATTTTGAATTTGGGCCATAATAATATATCTGGTAACATTCCCCAAGAGCTTGGTAAGATGAAGAATCTCAATATACTTGATCTTTCATATAATTTGCTAGAAGGTCAAATTCCTCAACCCTTGACAGGGCTTTCATTGCTCACGGAGATTGATTTGTCCAACAATTATCTCTCTGGATTGATTCCAGAGTATGGTCAATTCGATACTTTTCCGGCTGTGAAATTCATGAACAACTCTGGTCTATGCGGGGTTCCTCTTCCTCCGTGTGAGGCATACGGCGGAGGAGCAGGTGAGAGTTTGCAACGTCAGAAGTCTCATAGGAGACAAGCATCTCTTGCAGGAAGTGTTGCAATGGGGTTGCTTTTCGCACTTTTCTGCATTGTTGGTCTGGTTATTATTGCCATTGAGACAAGAAAGAGGAGGAAGAAAAAGGAGGCTGCCATTGATGGCTTCATTGACAATTCTCATTCTGGGAATGCCAATGTCAGCTGGAAACTGACCACTGCTCGGGAAGCTCTCAGCATAAACCTTGCAACATTTGAAAAGCCTCTACGAAAGCTCACTTTTGCGGATCTTCTGGAGGCCACCAATGGCTTTCACAATGACAGTCTCATTGGTTCTGGCGGTTTCGGCGACGTGTATAAAGCTCAGTTGAAAGATGGAAGTATTGTGGCCATCAAGAAATTGATACACGTTAGTGGGCAAGGGGATAGAGAATTCACAGCTGAAATGGAAACCATTGGAAAAATCAAGCACAGAAACCTTGTTCCTCTTCTGGGATACTGCAAAGTTGGAGAGGAAAGACTTTTGGTTTATGAGTACATGAAATATGGAAGTCTAGAAGATGTCCTGCACCATCCGAAGAAAGCTGAGATCAAGATGAATTGGTCAGTGAGGAGGAAGATAGCAATTGGAGCTGCAAGGGGATTGGCTTTTCTTCACCATAATTGTACCCCACACATCATTCACAGAGACATGAAATCAAGCAatgtattacttgatgaaaaTTTGGAAGCTAGGGTCTCTGATTTTGGAATGGCTAGGCTTATGAGTGTTATGGATACACATTTGAGTGTTAGCACGCTAGCGGGCACGCCGGGATATGTTCCTCCAGAATACTATCAAAGCTTTAGATGCTCCACAAAAGGCGACGTTTATAGTTATGGTGTGGTTTTGCTCGAGTTGCTGACGGGTAAAATGCCGACGGGCTCGTCTGATTTTGGTGATAACAATCTTGTTGGATGGGTGAAACAACATGCCaaacttaaaataattgatgttTTTGATCCAGAGCTTATGAAAGAAGACCCCAATTTGGAGATTGAGCTTTTGCAGCACTTACAGGTAGCTTGTGCTTGTTTGGATGATAGACCTTGGCGGAGACCTACAATGATTCAAGTCATGGCAATGTTCAAGCAAATACAAGCAGGTTCAGGGATGGATTCTCAGTCTACTATAGCCACAGAAGATGAAGGTTTCAATGCCATTGAAATGGTTGAAATGAGCATTAAAGAAGTCCCTGAATTAATCAAGCATTAG
- the LOC101496553 gene encoding UDP-rhamnose/UDP-galactose transporter 4 isoform X2 → MHFATTTLLTVILKSLGYIQTSHLPTADIIKFVLFANFSIVGMNVSLMWNSVGFYQIAKLTMIPVSCLLEVVLDNVRYSRDTKLSILLVLIGVAVCTVTDVSVNAKGFIAAVIAVWSTALQQYYVHFLQRKYSIGSFNLLGHTAPAQAASLLLVGPFMDYWLTNKRVDAYDYGLTSILFIILSCTIAVGTNLSQFICIGRFTAVSFQVLGHMKTILVLFLGFIFFGKEGLNIQVVLGMAIAIAGMVWYGNASSKPGGKERRSLSIPTTKTQDYATLPVSSESVEEV, encoded by the exons ATGCATTTTGCCACGACAACCTTGTTGACAGTCATTCTTAAATCATTGGGATATATACAGACGTCTCATCTTCCAACAGCTGATATCATCAAATTTGTCTTATTTGCAAATTTCTCCATTGTTGGCATGAACGTGAGTTTAATGTGGAACTCTGTTGGTTTCTATCAG ATTGCTAAGCTGACTATGATTCCAGTATCTTGTCTCCTGGAAGTTGTCTTAGACAATGTGCGATATTCAAGGGACACAAAGCTCAGTATTTTATTGGTTTTGATTGGTGTTGCGGTCTGTACAGTCACCGATGTCAGCGTCAATGCAAAGGGTTTTATAGCTGCTGTGATAGCAGTATGGAGCACAGCACTGCAGCAGTAT TATGTGCATTTTCTTCAGAGGAAGTATTCTATTGGATCATTTAACTTGTTGGGCCACACTGCACCAGCACAGGCAGCAAGTCTACTGCTAGTAGGCCCCTTTATGGACTATTGGTTGACAAACAAACGAGTTGATGCATATGACTATGGTTTGACTTCCATT TTGTTCATCATTCTGTCTTGCACTATCGCAGTAGGGACAAATCTCAGCCAGTTCATCTGCATTGGTAGGTTCACGGCTGTATCATTCCAAGTCCTTGGCCATATGAAGACTATTCTGGTCCTTTTCTTGGGATTCATCTTCTTTGGAAAAGAGGGCCTAAATATACAAGTTGTTCTAGGCATGGCAATTGCAATAGCGGGAATGGTTTGGTACGGCAATGCTTCTTCTAAGCCAGGGGGGAAGGAACGCCGTAGCTTATCCATTCCTACCACTAAAACACAAGATTATGCTACACTGCCTGTGTCCTCTGAATCAGTTGAGGAGGTATAA
- the LOC101496553 gene encoding UDP-rhamnose/UDP-galactose transporter 4 isoform X1, giving the protein MSSASKGDRKASLDAASWLFNVVTSVAIILVNKALMAKYGFSFATTLTGMHFATTTLLTVILKSLGYIQTSHLPTADIIKFVLFANFSIVGMNVSLMWNSVGFYQIAKLTMIPVSCLLEVVLDNVRYSRDTKLSILLVLIGVAVCTVTDVSVNAKGFIAAVIAVWSTALQQYYVHFLQRKYSIGSFNLLGHTAPAQAASLLLVGPFMDYWLTNKRVDAYDYGLTSILFIILSCTIAVGTNLSQFICIGRFTAVSFQVLGHMKTILVLFLGFIFFGKEGLNIQVVLGMAIAIAGMVWYGNASSKPGGKERRSLSIPTTKTQDYATLPVSSESVEEV; this is encoded by the exons ATGTCTTCTGCAAGCAAAGGTGACAGGAAGGCTTCCCTTGATGCAGCATCATGGTTGTTTAACGTAGTCACATCTGTGGCAATAATCCTCGTGAATAAAGCCCTGATGGCCAAATATGGTTTTAGTTTTG CCACAACTTTAACTGGCATGCATTTTGCCACGACAACCTTGTTGACAGTCATTCTTAAATCATTGGGATATATACAGACGTCTCATCTTCCAACAGCTGATATCATCAAATTTGTCTTATTTGCAAATTTCTCCATTGTTGGCATGAACGTGAGTTTAATGTGGAACTCTGTTGGTTTCTATCAG ATTGCTAAGCTGACTATGATTCCAGTATCTTGTCTCCTGGAAGTTGTCTTAGACAATGTGCGATATTCAAGGGACACAAAGCTCAGTATTTTATTGGTTTTGATTGGTGTTGCGGTCTGTACAGTCACCGATGTCAGCGTCAATGCAAAGGGTTTTATAGCTGCTGTGATAGCAGTATGGAGCACAGCACTGCAGCAGTAT TATGTGCATTTTCTTCAGAGGAAGTATTCTATTGGATCATTTAACTTGTTGGGCCACACTGCACCAGCACAGGCAGCAAGTCTACTGCTAGTAGGCCCCTTTATGGACTATTGGTTGACAAACAAACGAGTTGATGCATATGACTATGGTTTGACTTCCATT TTGTTCATCATTCTGTCTTGCACTATCGCAGTAGGGACAAATCTCAGCCAGTTCATCTGCATTGGTAGGTTCACGGCTGTATCATTCCAAGTCCTTGGCCATATGAAGACTATTCTGGTCCTTTTCTTGGGATTCATCTTCTTTGGAAAAGAGGGCCTAAATATACAAGTTGTTCTAGGCATGGCAATTGCAATAGCGGGAATGGTTTGGTACGGCAATGCTTCTTCTAAGCCAGGGGGGAAGGAACGCCGTAGCTTATCCATTCCTACCACTAAAACACAAGATTATGCTACACTGCCTGTGTCCTCTGAATCAGTTGAGGAGGTATAA